A single genomic interval of Hyphomicrobium methylovorum harbors:
- a CDS encoding ABC transporter substrate-binding protein produces MLDRRPAIRNLAALWLAGLLVLIAGTSPVAAGRVLTDMAGRAVALPDKVSRVGTIGAVPVLNSFVFAMGEASSIANNLPPNLGGPRWRFQYVVAPELTNRPIIQSGQGPNIEGVIEAAPDVVLTMDRTTIDLLGRSNIPVLYLSWQKPDDVKAVMRLLGELYGKQESADAYNRYFDQIIGTVARRIDGLKDEQRPRVLYANLQRMTQPHKIAEWWISKAGGRSVTDDGRVGEAFNFSTEQVLTWNPEVIIVTSEQEVADAYADARLANVSAIKNKRVYPIPMGVHVWGNRTVEQPLTILWVSKLLHPDLFSDIAIEDEVRSFYSRFFKTDLSQKDISTILSGSAGATK; encoded by the coding sequence ATGCTCGACCGACGCCCGGCGATCCGAAATTTAGCGGCGCTCTGGCTCGCTGGCTTGCTCGTCTTGATAGCGGGTACGTCACCGGTCGCCGCTGGGCGCGTTCTGACTGACATGGCAGGGCGCGCGGTTGCTTTGCCGGACAAGGTTTCTCGGGTTGGAACGATTGGCGCCGTGCCCGTACTTAACAGTTTCGTTTTCGCGATGGGGGAAGCATCTTCGATCGCGAACAACCTGCCGCCTAATCTTGGCGGTCCGCGTTGGCGCTTTCAGTATGTCGTAGCTCCGGAGCTTACGAACCGCCCGATCATTCAATCCGGACAGGGCCCGAATATCGAAGGCGTGATCGAGGCCGCACCGGATGTCGTGCTGACCATGGACCGGACGACGATCGACCTGCTTGGCCGCAGCAACATTCCGGTGCTTTACCTTTCCTGGCAGAAGCCAGACGACGTTAAAGCGGTGATGCGTTTGCTGGGCGAGCTTTATGGCAAGCAGGAAAGCGCCGACGCGTACAACCGCTATTTCGATCAGATCATCGGAACTGTCGCTCGGCGTATCGATGGCTTGAAGGATGAGCAGCGGCCACGCGTACTCTACGCTAATCTTCAGCGCATGACGCAGCCGCATAAAATCGCGGAATGGTGGATTTCCAAGGCAGGCGGGCGGAGCGTCACCGACGATGGACGTGTTGGCGAAGCATTCAACTTCTCGACCGAGCAAGTGCTGACATGGAACCCCGAAGTCATCATCGTCACGTCGGAACAGGAAGTCGCTGACGCTTATGCGGATGCGCGACTTGCCAATGTCTCGGCTATCAAGAACAAGCGCGTCTACCCAATCCCAATGGGCGTCCACGTGTGGGGGAATCGCACGGTTGAGCAGCCGCTCACGATCCTCTGGGTGTCGAAATTGCTCCACCCGGATCTGTTCTCGGATATCGCGATCGAGGACGAAGTGCGATCGTTCTACAGCCGGTTTTTCAAGACGGACCTCAGCCAGAAAGATATCAGCACGATCCTGTCGGGCAGCGCAGGCGCCACCAAGTGA
- a CDS encoding LLM class flavin-dependent oxidoreductase has product MVNSADTDRIYGHSAGISSENSQRKTRLFRIGLSGCAGGLEAISSSNLLDLAEKAEALGFDGLWLNEEHFQGSVIEVEGRRCHSPLILASAILARTRTLRVGFSVLLLALHHPVRLAEEIATLDVISDGRVDFGISRGGNGRYLEVYGVDPDSVNERFQSTLTFLQSAWQDGKMPFGENAYSIEPKPIQKPHPPIFIGTYSDETAAWAAREGHALICHGINSMANQRRILRAFTDAGGDAGQVPFGRFVYVSETDASAREELWPTVLNLTGRLKGFGIFNRKGIIAEQELEPEAFYREMVIAGSPETCSRRILELNAELGITYLNALSAFFGFLPLDLLNRSLTLLARDVQPLVEKGLMARARA; this is encoded by the coding sequence ATGGTCAATAGCGCAGATACGGATCGGATCTACGGTCACTCGGCGGGAATTTCATCCGAGAATTCTCAGCGCAAGACGCGCCTATTCCGGATTGGGCTTTCCGGTTGTGCCGGCGGATTGGAGGCGATTTCTTCGTCAAACCTGCTTGATCTCGCCGAAAAGGCAGAGGCGCTCGGCTTTGACGGGTTGTGGCTCAATGAAGAGCATTTTCAAGGCAGCGTCATCGAAGTCGAAGGGCGACGTTGTCATTCGCCTCTCATTCTCGCATCGGCAATCCTGGCGCGCACACGGACATTGCGCGTGGGATTCTCAGTCTTGCTGCTGGCACTCCATCATCCCGTGAGACTCGCCGAAGAAATCGCGACACTCGATGTGATATCGGACGGCCGGGTCGATTTCGGAATCTCGCGTGGTGGTAATGGTCGTTATCTTGAGGTTTACGGCGTTGATCCGGATAGCGTGAACGAACGCTTCCAATCGACGCTCACGTTTCTCCAGAGCGCCTGGCAGGACGGCAAGATGCCGTTCGGCGAAAACGCCTACTCGATCGAGCCTAAGCCGATCCAGAAACCGCATCCGCCCATTTTCATCGGAACCTATTCGGATGAAACCGCAGCTTGGGCTGCACGGGAGGGGCACGCGCTTATCTGCCATGGCATCAACAGCATGGCCAATCAGCGGCGTATCCTGCGGGCTTTCACCGACGCCGGCGGTGATGCCGGGCAAGTTCCGTTTGGACGATTTGTCTACGTCAGCGAGACGGATGCAAGTGCGCGGGAGGAACTTTGGCCAACGGTTCTCAACCTCACTGGAAGACTGAAAGGCTTCGGCATCTTCAATCGCAAGGGGATCATCGCCGAGCAGGAACTCGAACCCGAAGCTTTCTATCGTGAGATGGTCATCGCGGGCAGCCCCGAAACGTGCTCTCGGAGAATCCTCGAACTCAACGCGGAACTCGGCATAACGTATCTCAATGCACTTAGCGCATTCTTCGGCTTCCTGCCGCTGGACCTGCTCAATCGCTCTCTCACGCTTCTAGCCCGTGACGTCCAGCCCCTCGTCGAAAAAGGACTGATGGCCAGGGCCCGCGCATGA
- a CDS encoding FecCD family ABC transporter permease, whose product MMRGSAKGPMFLLGLILLGAMILSLTLGRYPLSIGDISAFFQAAIGLREIEPVRYALLQNIIVEIRLPRILAAVLIGAALSISGAAFQAVFRNPLVSPGILGVLGGAGFGAAIGLLISGHWIVVQLMAFAMAILAVGLAVLIARLFGTGSMLTLILGGIISSALFTAMLSIVKYTADPYNQLPAIVYWLMGSLQGVELKHISIVVVPILAGIVGLTLCGRALDALSMGDDEARALGVPVKTVRYGVIVAATLVSALSVSIAGIIGWIGLVIPNFARLLFGPANARLIPLSAMLGALFLLCADCLARALTPAEIPIGIVTELLGIPALLFVLGRARRAWV is encoded by the coding sequence ATGATGCGTGGATCCGCCAAAGGGCCGATGTTTCTGCTCGGTCTGATATTGCTTGGTGCGATGATCCTATCGCTTACGCTCGGGCGCTATCCGCTGAGTATCGGCGATATCAGTGCATTTTTTCAGGCCGCGATCGGGCTTCGAGAGATTGAACCCGTACGCTATGCGCTATTGCAAAATATCATCGTCGAGATCCGCTTGCCCCGTATCCTGGCAGCCGTGTTGATTGGCGCAGCACTTTCGATTTCCGGCGCCGCTTTTCAGGCAGTCTTTCGCAACCCTCTCGTCTCACCGGGCATTCTTGGCGTGCTCGGAGGTGCGGGATTCGGAGCGGCGATTGGCTTATTGATCTCCGGTCACTGGATTGTCGTCCAGTTGATGGCTTTTGCTATGGCGATCCTGGCAGTGGGGCTTGCTGTACTGATCGCGAGACTGTTCGGAACGGGATCGATGCTGACGCTCATCCTTGGCGGCATTATCAGCAGCGCATTGTTCACAGCGATGCTCTCAATCGTAAAGTATACCGCTGATCCATATAATCAGCTGCCGGCAATCGTCTATTGGCTGATGGGAAGCCTTCAGGGCGTAGAGCTGAAGCATATCTCTATTGTCGTCGTGCCGATTTTAGCTGGCATCGTGGGACTGACACTGTGCGGCCGGGCACTCGATGCATTGTCGATGGGTGACGATGAAGCGCGCGCGCTTGGAGTTCCCGTCAAGACGGTCCGCTATGGCGTGATCGTGGCCGCGACGCTTGTCTCCGCTTTGTCGGTATCGATTGCAGGCATCATTGGCTGGATCGGGCTGGTCATACCGAACTTCGCGCGTCTCCTGTTCGGGCCCGCCAACGCCCGCCTGATTCCTCTCAGCGCGATGCTCGGAGCGTTGTTTCTTCTTTGCGCCGATTGTCTCGCGCGGGCGTTGACACCCGCCGAAATTCCTATCGGAATCGTGACAGAGCTACTCGGCATCCCGGCACTTCTCTTTGTGCTCGGGCGTGCGCGCCGGGCGTGGGTCTAG
- a CDS encoding ABC transporter ATP-binding protein: MEAPFEISSDVPSGCRIEARDLHFLFDDRDVLKGVNLALGPGEVVSLLGANGAGKTTLLRLLLGLESPSRGQVLIGRTALESLSRRQIATRVAYVPQVHTTPFPYTVREVVVMGLPKGSLLSSPSETDHDVVRTVLEKLRIWHLADRIYSGISGGERQLTLIARALAQEASTLILDEPLANLDFGYQVVLAQHLNDLAKEGHAILMSGHDPQFAYHVSTRIALLIDGRLAQDGPPHQVLNSASLRKLYGIDVECVSLSKNRVAFFPSVMLSAGVQNEA, from the coding sequence ATGGAAGCACCTTTCGAAATCTCATCCGACGTTCCCTCCGGTTGCCGCATCGAAGCACGCGATCTCCATTTCCTGTTCGATGATCGCGATGTCTTGAAGGGGGTCAATCTTGCGCTTGGGCCGGGAGAAGTTGTGTCGCTGCTTGGTGCCAATGGCGCCGGAAAAACCACGTTGCTGCGCCTGCTGCTGGGATTGGAGTCTCCCTCGCGAGGACAGGTTCTGATCGGGAGAACGGCTCTCGAGTCGCTGTCCCGCCGTCAAATCGCAACGCGCGTCGCTTACGTGCCCCAAGTGCACACGACGCCGTTTCCCTACACGGTTCGTGAGGTTGTCGTCATGGGGCTGCCGAAAGGCAGCCTGTTGAGCAGCCCCTCCGAGACAGACCACGACGTGGTGCGGACGGTACTTGAGAAGCTCAGGATTTGGCACCTCGCGGATCGCATCTACAGCGGAATCTCGGGAGGCGAGCGCCAATTGACTCTTATTGCACGCGCGTTGGCTCAGGAAGCTTCAACTCTGATCTTGGACGAACCGCTGGCGAATTTGGACTTTGGGTATCAAGTCGTCCTTGCTCAGCATTTGAACGACCTAGCGAAAGAAGGTCATGCCATCTTGATGAGCGGTCACGATCCTCAGTTCGCGTACCATGTGTCAACGCGGATTGCTCTCCTCATCGATGGCCGCCTCGCGCAAGACGGCCCGCCCCACCAAGTTTTGAACAGCGCGAGCCTGCGGAAGCTTTACGGAATTGACGTGGAGTGCGTCTCGCTCAGTAAAAATCGCGTAGCGTTCTTTCCCTCAGTAATGCTATCGGCCGGCGTTCAAAACGAAGCATAA
- a CDS encoding MFS transporter, whose translation MTAADLPTNRWLVLVAVTLAFLPVVLDMTILHVAVPTLTQSLNASGTEVLWIIDIYPLLMAGLLVPMGTLADRVGNRKILLIGLGIFGVASAWAAFAQSPAMLIAARVLLALGGAMILPCVLGLIRKTFEDDDERAMALGLWGMVGAAGAAVGPLVGGAFLEHFWWGSVFLINVPVMLVVALACYLLLPRNEQTTPGKWAIGQALLLIVGMISLVYGIKAGFGGTKPLAVIAFVVVFGVAVLALFAHKQLRSPDPMLDLSLLSHPAIITGLIMAMVASGALAGVELTLAQELQYVLDKTPLQAGIWMIPIMAAAAVGGPVAGYLSNRFGLRSVATVSLAVSAGALVFLGQSDFHDPGLSVPAALAAVGLTLSIGLTASSIAIMGAVDASKGGAAGSLEATGYELGSGLGITLFGVFMARMFSRAIELPSGLSHDFAEQASRTIGDTYIIANQLAGEQGAALIEAGKAAFTKTHAALLMTAGVAIAALSVVVFFTLAGHGRRLRAHH comes from the coding sequence ATGACAGCCGCCGATCTTCCAACCAACCGTTGGCTCGTACTGGTCGCCGTAACGCTGGCGTTTCTGCCGGTGGTACTCGACATGACGATCTTGCATGTCGCCGTCCCGACGCTGACCCAATCGCTGAATGCTTCGGGCACCGAAGTGCTCTGGATTATTGATATCTACCCGCTTCTGATGGCGGGCCTTCTCGTGCCTATGGGCACGCTTGCGGACCGAGTTGGCAACCGCAAGATCCTGCTCATCGGCCTTGGCATCTTCGGAGTGGCCTCCGCGTGGGCTGCGTTCGCCCAGAGCCCCGCAATGCTGATCGCCGCTCGCGTGCTTCTGGCCCTGGGTGGCGCGATGATCTTGCCTTGCGTTCTGGGCCTGATCCGCAAGACCTTCGAGGACGATGACGAGCGCGCCATGGCGCTTGGACTTTGGGGTATGGTCGGAGCGGCCGGGGCTGCAGTGGGTCCGCTCGTTGGCGGCGCTTTTCTCGAGCACTTCTGGTGGGGGTCGGTCTTCCTGATCAACGTACCGGTCATGCTCGTGGTCGCGCTGGCTTGCTATTTGTTGCTACCGCGCAACGAGCAGACGACGCCCGGCAAATGGGCCATCGGTCAGGCACTGCTGCTGATCGTCGGCATGATATCTCTGGTGTACGGCATCAAGGCCGGGTTCGGAGGCACGAAACCTCTGGCGGTCATCGCCTTCGTGGTCGTGTTCGGCGTCGCGGTTCTGGCGCTGTTCGCGCACAAGCAGCTCCGTTCGCCCGATCCGATGCTGGACCTATCACTGCTGTCTCATCCGGCGATCATCACCGGCCTGATCATGGCCATGGTTGCTTCGGGTGCGCTGGCAGGCGTCGAGCTGACGCTGGCGCAGGAACTGCAATACGTCCTCGATAAGACGCCACTGCAGGCAGGAATCTGGATGATCCCGATCATGGCCGCCGCCGCCGTGGGCGGTCCCGTTGCGGGCTACCTGTCCAATCGGTTTGGCTTGCGGAGTGTCGCAACCGTTTCACTCGCGGTTTCGGCGGGTGCGCTGGTGTTCCTCGGGCAAAGCGATTTCCACGATCCGGGCCTTTCTGTTCCGGCCGCGCTTGCCGCTGTCGGGCTCACGCTCAGCATCGGGCTGACGGCCTCATCAATCGCGATCATGGGCGCTGTCGATGCGAGCAAGGGCGGTGCAGCGGGTTCGCTGGAAGCGACGGGCTACGAACTTGGAAGCGGTCTCGGGATCACTCTGTTCGGAGTCTTCATGGCGAGAATGTTCAGCCGCGCCATCGAGCTGCCGTCCGGCCTGTCACATGATTTCGCAGAGCAGGCGTCCAGAACGATCGGCGACACCTACATCATTGCGAACCAGCTTGCAGGCGAGCAGGGCGCGGCATTGATCGAAGCAGGCAAGGCGGCCTTCACCAAGACTCATGCGGCGCTCCTGATGACGGCTGGCGTAGCGATCGCCGCGCTGTCGGTCGTGGTGTTCTTCACCTTGGCAGGGCATGGCAGACGTTTGCGCGCACATCACTGA
- a CDS encoding TetR/AcrR family transcriptional regulator, with the protein MGRKPTITRERLLEIADKIVRSEGAAGLTIDALARAANISKGGVQYSFASKDDLIRALVERWTQKFDELLGEMDGLSAVDLIRQYIKVTRDSQPAMNAKMAGLMIAYIQNPENLTETRQWYRSMLERLGGETNEAQAARVALLAVEGLFLLRITGIDEHGEWSAFLNDVESVFERLLEKR; encoded by the coding sequence TTGGGCAGAAAACCGACGATCACGCGAGAGCGGCTGCTTGAAATCGCAGACAAAATCGTTCGCAGCGAAGGCGCCGCAGGACTGACGATCGATGCCCTGGCCAGAGCAGCCAACATCTCGAAGGGCGGCGTCCAGTACTCGTTTGCGTCGAAGGACGACTTGATCCGTGCGCTAGTCGAGCGATGGACGCAGAAATTCGACGAGCTGCTTGGAGAGATGGACGGCCTTTCGGCCGTCGATCTCATCCGACAATACATCAAGGTCACGCGCGACTCTCAGCCGGCCATGAACGCCAAGATGGCTGGCCTGATGATTGCCTACATCCAGAACCCGGAAAACCTCACGGAAACCCGTCAATGGTATCGTTCGATGCTTGAGCGCCTCGGTGGTGAAACGAACGAGGCGCAGGCGGCCCGCGTCGCGCTGCTGGCAGTCGAGGGACTGTTCTTGTTGCGCATTACCGGCATAGACGAGCACGGGGAATGGAGCGCCTTCCTGAACGACGTCGAAAGCGTCTTCGAGCGTCTGCTCGAAAAACGATGA
- a CDS encoding DUF2092 domain-containing protein — MLSAEECCQAGGCYCIQREAEMKILSLFPKTHLIPFLFFLALGPFFAGSSLAENSASQITDETDANDPRNVFSRLDEYLRNNTISFVTSYDAKNMSLGASRGRAQFYVGRPNLLRIELTGSGFSYLMTSDGKDFTIYDGKTNKYAQRPATERPIDALNIFTGLAALQARVLQFIGLVGNISRGDSDVKVTKAGVDRIGDQTCVRYDIRYESQTDSDIWTAWLRKDGVPLPCKTVIRSPDEGSHQTNLYTWQNENSEPQSYVFAPPKGSKKVDISDLGLRPVQ, encoded by the coding sequence ATGTTATCGGCAGAAGAGTGCTGCCAAGCGGGCGGGTGCTATTGTATCCAGCGTGAGGCTGAAATGAAAATACTCAGCTTGTTTCCGAAAACGCATTTAATTCCATTTTTATTTTTCTTGGCGCTGGGACCGTTTTTTGCGGGTTCAAGTCTTGCGGAAAACAGTGCATCTCAAATTACCGACGAAACCGATGCCAACGATCCACGCAATGTATTTAGTCGCTTGGATGAATACCTAAGAAATAACACGATCAGCTTCGTAACGTCATACGATGCGAAGAATATGTCGCTTGGCGCCTCACGAGGGCGTGCGCAATTCTATGTCGGGCGGCCAAATTTATTGCGCATCGAGCTTACGGGCAGCGGCTTCTCCTATCTGATGACGTCCGATGGCAAGGACTTCACCATCTACGATGGAAAAACGAACAAGTACGCACAGCGACCGGCCACCGAACGGCCGATAGACGCTCTAAACATATTTACGGGACTAGCCGCGCTCCAAGCGCGGGTGCTGCAATTCATTGGGCTTGTTGGCAACATCTCGCGCGGCGACAGCGACGTGAAGGTCACAAAGGCAGGTGTTGACCGCATCGGCGACCAGACGTGCGTCCGCTACGACATTCGGTACGAGTCTCAGACGGACTCCGACATATGGACGGCTTGGCTTCGGAAGGATGGTGTTCCGCTCCCGTGCAAGACCGTCATTCGAAGTCCTGACGAAGGCAGCCACCAAACGAATTTATACACGTGGCAAAACGAAAACTCAGAACCACAGAGCTATGTCTTCGCGCCACCCAAGGGGAGTAAAAAGGTCGATATCAGCGATCTGGGTTTACGCCCCGTCCAATGA